A genomic segment from Yimella sp. cx-51 encodes:
- a CDS encoding S-(hydroxymethyl)mycothiol dehydrogenase — MPQTVKGVIARSKGAPVELVDIVVPDPGPGEAVVKVEACGVCHTDLHYREGGINDEFPFLLGHEAAGRVEAVGEGVTDVAPGDFVILNWRAVCGQCRACAKGKPWYCFNTANAKQKMTLTDGTELSPALGIGAFIEKTLVAAGQCTKVDESASAAAAGLLGCGVMAGFGAAVNTGQVGRGDSIAVIGCGGVGNASIAGAKVAGATTIIAVDVDDRKLEQAKTFGATHTVNSKTEDAVEKIRELTGGNGADVVVEAVGRPETYEQAFYARDLAGTVVLVGVPTPDMKIELPLIEVFGRGGALKSSWYGDCLPSRDFPMLIDLYQQGRFDLDAFVTEKVGLGDVEAAFEKMHHGEVLRSVVEIEGADA; from the coding sequence ATGCCCCAAACCGTCAAAGGTGTCATCGCGCGCAGCAAGGGTGCGCCCGTTGAACTCGTGGACATCGTCGTGCCCGACCCGGGTCCGGGTGAGGCTGTCGTCAAGGTCGAGGCCTGCGGCGTGTGCCACACCGACCTGCACTACCGCGAGGGCGGCATCAACGACGAATTCCCGTTCCTGCTCGGCCACGAGGCCGCGGGCCGGGTCGAGGCGGTCGGTGAAGGCGTCACCGATGTCGCACCGGGTGATTTCGTCATCCTCAACTGGCGTGCGGTCTGCGGTCAGTGCCGCGCCTGCGCCAAGGGCAAGCCGTGGTACTGCTTCAACACCGCCAACGCCAAGCAGAAGATGACGCTGACCGACGGCACTGAGCTGTCGCCGGCCCTGGGCATCGGCGCCTTCATCGAGAAGACCCTCGTCGCGGCGGGTCAGTGCACCAAGGTCGACGAGTCGGCGTCCGCTGCGGCGGCAGGTCTGCTCGGTTGTGGCGTCATGGCCGGCTTCGGTGCCGCCGTCAACACCGGCCAGGTCGGTCGCGGCGACTCGATCGCCGTCATCGGTTGCGGCGGGGTGGGCAACGCCTCGATCGCCGGCGCCAAGGTGGCTGGTGCCACCACGATCATCGCCGTCGACGTCGACGACCGGAAGTTGGAACAGGCCAAGACCTTCGGCGCCACCCACACCGTCAACTCCAAGACCGAGGACGCCGTCGAGAAGATCCGCGAGCTCACCGGCGGCAACGGAGCCGACGTCGTCGTCGAGGCGGTCGGACGTCCCGAGACCTACGAGCAGGCGTTCTACGCACGTGACCTGGCCGGCACGGTGGTGTTGGTGGGCGTACCGACGCCGGACATGAAGATCGAACTCCCGCTGATCGAGGTCTTCGGTCGCGGGGGCGCGCTGAAGTCGAGCTGGTACGGCGACTGCCTGCCCTCGCGCGACTTCCCGATGCTGATCGACCTCTACCAGCAGGGCCGCTTCGACCTCGACGCCTTCGTCACCGAGAAGGTCGGACTGGGCGACGTGGAGGCGGCGTTCGAGAAGATGCACCACGGTGAGGTTCTCCGCTCCGTGGTCGAGATCGAAGGAGCAGACGCATGA
- a CDS encoding CD225/dispanin family protein: MSNYGSSDPNQQGDGQYGQQGSGQPYGGSQGYGQMPGGGGPVGTPPNNNLVIAILSTVLCCLPLGIYAIIQATKVNGLWQQGDTAGAQKAADDAKKFSIIGAVVGLVISVIYMILMFTVLNNSNA, from the coding sequence ATGAGCAACTACGGTTCGAGCGACCCGAATCAGCAGGGCGACGGGCAGTACGGACAGCAGGGGAGCGGCCAGCCGTACGGCGGCTCGCAGGGCTACGGCCAGATGCCCGGCGGTGGCGGCCCGGTGGGCACTCCGCCCAACAACAACCTGGTGATTGCCATCCTCTCCACGGTGCTGTGCTGTCTGCCGCTGGGTATCTACGCGATCATCCAGGCCACGAAGGTGAATGGCCTGTGGCAGCAGGGCGACACCGCCGGTGCGCAGAAGGCGGCGGACGACGCCAAGAAGTTCTCGATCATCGGTGCGGTGGTCGGCCTCGTCATTTCGGTCATCTACATGATCCTCATGTTCACCGTGCTGAACAACAGCAACGCCTGA
- the cysS gene encoding cysteine--tRNA ligase, translated as MTLQLFDSAAGELRDFQPVRPGHVGMYICGLTTQGSPHIGHVRFTVAFDILRRWLETGHGYQVTLVRNVTDIDDKILTKAAGHDVPWEQWSYRHERDTNDALDLLGVKRPSYEPRATGHVTDMVDLMQILIEKGHAYAAEDGSGDVYFDVRSWPDYGSLTRQRVDDMEAAADADPRGKRDPRDFALWKGHKPGEPASASWPTPFGEGRPGWHLECSAMARRWLGDEFDIHGGGIDLRFPHHENEQAQSRAAGLGFANYWLHNGWVTLGGEKMSKSLGNTLAVHELTKTVRPLVLRYYLAAVNYRATIEYHDGALGEAAAAVDRIEGFLERVLPTAPEHGEFVDVPDDFAEAMNDDLNVSGALAVVFDAIREGNTALDQGDDDRAHELALQVVAMTEVLGVNPFDPQWQTGGSDRSREALGDVVEVLLATRQKARSSRDFATADAIRDQLTAAGIEVEDTPDGARWSLMSAADRAAQQTKD; from the coding sequence GTGACTTTGCAGCTCTTCGACAGCGCAGCCGGTGAGCTGCGCGACTTCCAGCCCGTACGTCCCGGCCACGTCGGCATGTACATCTGTGGGCTGACGACGCAGGGCTCACCGCACATCGGGCACGTGCGTTTCACCGTGGCCTTCGACATCCTGCGCCGGTGGCTGGAGACCGGCCACGGCTACCAGGTGACGCTGGTGCGCAATGTCACCGACATCGACGACAAGATCCTCACCAAGGCGGCCGGCCACGACGTTCCGTGGGAGCAGTGGTCCTACCGGCACGAGCGCGATACCAACGACGCGCTCGATCTGCTGGGCGTGAAGCGTCCGTCGTACGAACCACGCGCGACCGGTCACGTCACCGACATGGTCGATCTCATGCAGATTCTGATCGAGAAAGGTCACGCCTACGCAGCCGAAGACGGCAGCGGCGATGTGTATTTCGACGTCCGGTCATGGCCCGACTACGGCTCCCTGACCCGGCAGAGGGTCGACGACATGGAGGCCGCCGCGGACGCCGATCCGCGCGGCAAGCGCGATCCGCGCGACTTCGCGCTGTGGAAGGGCCACAAGCCGGGCGAGCCGGCGAGCGCGAGTTGGCCCACGCCGTTCGGCGAGGGTCGTCCGGGCTGGCATCTGGAGTGCTCGGCGATGGCGCGCCGTTGGCTCGGTGACGAGTTCGACATCCACGGCGGCGGTATCGACCTGCGCTTCCCGCACCACGAGAACGAGCAGGCGCAGTCGCGCGCGGCCGGTCTCGGCTTCGCCAACTACTGGCTGCACAACGGGTGGGTCACCCTCGGCGGCGAGAAGATGAGCAAGTCGCTCGGCAATACCCTCGCCGTGCACGAACTCACCAAGACCGTACGTCCGCTGGTGCTGCGCTACTACCTCGCGGCGGTCAACTACCGCGCCACGATCGAATACCACGACGGCGCGTTGGGTGAGGCCGCTGCGGCCGTCGACCGCATCGAGGGTTTCCTTGAGCGCGTGCTGCCCACGGCGCCAGAGCACGGTGAATTCGTCGATGTACCAGACGATTTCGCCGAGGCGATGAACGACGACCTCAACGTCTCCGGTGCGCTCGCAGTCGTCTTCGACGCGATCCGTGAGGGCAACACCGCTCTCGATCAGGGCGACGACGACCGCGCGCACGAGTTGGCGCTGCAGGTGGTCGCGATGACTGAGGTGCTCGGCGTCAACCCCTTCGACCCGCAGTGGCAGACGGGCGGCAGCGACCGCTCCCGTGAGGCGCTCGGCGATGTGGTGGAGGTGCTTCTCGCCACCCGGCAAAAGGCGCGCTCCTCTCGCGACTTCGCCACGGCTGACGCCATTCGTGACCAACTCACCGCGGCCGGGATCGAGGTCGAGGACACCCCCGACGGCGCCCGCTGGTCGCTGATGTCCGCTGCCGATCGGGCAGCCCAGCAGACGAAGGACTGA
- a CDS encoding MBL fold metallo-hydrolase: MSAELLAGKGSSKVERVITSGTFSLDGGTWDVDNNVYVIGDDSSCVVVDAAHEAGPILDAIGDRELTAILCTHSHDDHISAVTDVLAAHPNAQVRLHPDDRVLWDMTLSQPPSDELADGETIKVGELTLTVIHTPGHSPGAVCFSIPEAGVLLSGDTLFQGGPGATGRSYSSYDTITDSIRTKLFALPADTVVFTGHGDPTTIGDEAAASDGWERPEGA, encoded by the coding sequence ATGAGTGCCGAACTCTTGGCCGGCAAGGGCAGCAGCAAGGTCGAGAGGGTGATCACCTCCGGCACCTTCAGCCTCGACGGTGGCACCTGGGACGTCGACAACAACGTCTACGTCATCGGCGACGACAGCTCGTGCGTCGTGGTCGACGCCGCCCACGAAGCCGGGCCCATCCTGGACGCGATCGGCGATCGCGAGCTGACGGCAATCCTGTGCACGCACTCCCATGACGACCACATCAGTGCGGTCACCGATGTGCTCGCAGCCCACCCGAACGCACAGGTGCGCCTGCATCCGGACGACCGCGTGCTGTGGGACATGACCTTGTCGCAGCCTCCCTCCGATGAACTCGCAGACGGCGAGACCATCAAGGTGGGCGAGCTCACCCTCACGGTGATCCACACCCCGGGTCACAGCCCGGGCGCGGTGTGCTTCTCCATCCCGGAGGCGGGCGTCCTGCTGTCGGGCGACACGTTGTTTCAGGGCGGTCCGGGAGCCACCGGTCGCTCCTACAGCAGCTACGACACGATCACGGATTCGATCCGCACCAAGCTGTTCGCCCTGCCGGCCGACACCGTCGTGTTCACCGGACACGGCGACCCCACCACCATCGGCGACGAGGCCGCAGCCTCCGACGGCTGGGAGCGGCCTGAGGGCGCCTGA
- the rlmB gene encoding 23S rRNA (guanosine(2251)-2'-O)-methyltransferase RlmB has product MAGNSQRRGAVRKGSSKKGPQVGSGGQRRRGLEGKGPTPKAVDRPYHKAHKAAQKSSGGGSRPGGGSSGGRRSKASSEIIAGRNSVVEALRAHIPVTTMYVAGRIDSDDRVRESLKMAADRAIPILETPRGELDRLTDGAVHQGLALQIPPYEYAHPADLIDPETPGIPLVVALDGITDPRNLGAIIRSVAAFGGHGVVVPERRSAGMTAAAWKTSAGAAARVPVALAGNLTRTLEDYRKAGFFVIGLDMDGDVELPQLQLSTEPLVVVVGSEGKGLSRLVAETCDQIVSVPMSSSVESLNAGIAASVTLYQIATSRAAY; this is encoded by the coding sequence ATGGCTGGCAATTCCCAGCGCCGCGGCGCGGTGCGTAAGGGCAGTTCGAAGAAGGGGCCCCAGGTCGGTAGTGGTGGTCAACGCCGTCGCGGGCTGGAGGGCAAGGGCCCCACCCCGAAGGCCGTGGACCGGCCCTATCACAAGGCGCACAAGGCTGCGCAGAAGTCCTCCGGTGGCGGCTCGCGACCCGGTGGAGGCAGCAGCGGCGGACGCCGCAGCAAGGCGTCCTCGGAGATCATCGCCGGACGCAACTCCGTGGTCGAAGCGCTGCGCGCGCACATTCCGGTGACCACGATGTACGTCGCCGGTCGCATCGATTCCGACGACCGCGTCCGCGAGTCGCTGAAGATGGCCGCCGACCGTGCCATTCCGATCCTGGAGACGCCGCGCGGTGAACTCGACCGGCTGACCGACGGCGCTGTGCATCAGGGGCTCGCGCTGCAGATCCCGCCGTACGAATACGCCCACCCGGCCGACCTCATCGACCCGGAGACGCCGGGCATTCCGCTGGTCGTCGCCCTCGACGGCATCACCGACCCGCGTAACCTCGGCGCGATCATCCGTTCGGTGGCGGCCTTCGGTGGACACGGCGTGGTCGTGCCCGAGCGGCGCTCGGCAGGCATGACCGCGGCTGCCTGGAAGACCTCCGCCGGGGCGGCGGCCCGCGTGCCGGTGGCCCTCGCCGGCAACCTCACCCGCACCCTGGAGGACTACCGCAAGGCCGGCTTCTTCGTCATCGGACTCGACATGGACGGCGACGTCGAATTGCCGCAGTTGCAGTTGTCGACCGAGCCGCTGGTGGTTGTCGTCGGCTCGGAAGGCAAGGGCCTGTCGCGGCTGGTCGCCGAGACCTGCGATCAGATCGTGTCGGTGCCGATGAGTTCGAGTGTCGAGTCGCTCAACGCCGGGATCGCGGCATCGGTGACGCTCTACCAGATCGCCACGAGTCGCGCCGCATACTGA
- a CDS encoding DUF2752 domain-containing protein, with the protein MTSLKAPEPAVVRAPSHASADRPRQGWFLQHSPNDPGWEPRQSRARRMLGPALVGSASLAAGVLLHLVDPREPGNYPTCPLLAATGLYCPGCGAMRASASLTDGDIGAAMSFNPLAVLAIAALTVIFVRWTVRMWTGRPKLTITRPWVTTALLVLVLTFWVARNIAGWTLLSPA; encoded by the coding sequence ATGACCTCGCTGAAGGCGCCCGAACCCGCTGTGGTGCGGGCGCCTTCGCATGCGAGTGCTGATCGACCACGCCAAGGCTGGTTCCTGCAGCATTCGCCGAATGATCCAGGGTGGGAGCCGCGACAGTCGCGAGCGCGTCGGATGCTCGGGCCGGCGCTGGTCGGATCCGCGAGTCTGGCTGCGGGTGTGCTGCTGCACTTGGTCGACCCGCGCGAACCCGGTAACTACCCGACCTGTCCGCTGCTGGCAGCGACCGGGTTGTACTGCCCGGGCTGCGGGGCGATGCGCGCAAGTGCTTCACTCACCGACGGCGACATCGGGGCCGCAATGAGCTTCAATCCGCTGGCCGTGCTCGCCATTGCCGCACTGACCGTGATCTTCGTTCGGTGGACCGTGCGGATGTGGACGGGTCGTCCGAAGCTCACCATCACCCGTCCATGGGTCACGACCGCATTGCTCGTGCTGGTGTTGACCTTCTGGGTGGCACGCAACATCGCGGGCTGGACGTTGCTGTCGCCGGCGTGA
- a CDS encoding CD225/dispanin family protein: MSHGSYDPYDPNNQAGQSGYGAQQGSGPDYGQQGYGQQYGQPAYGQQQSAPNYVQQPYGQQQYGYGQPNPYGYSQQPAGPAPDNYLVWAILSTVLCCLPLGIASIVFSTQVNSKWTMGDVQGAQESARKAKNFAIASAAVSVVLIVGYIVLMIALAASGDHSTTY, encoded by the coding sequence ATGAGTCACGGTTCATACGACCCGTACGACCCGAACAACCAAGCGGGTCAGTCGGGTTACGGCGCACAGCAGGGCAGCGGCCCTGACTACGGGCAGCAGGGCTATGGCCAGCAATACGGCCAGCCGGCTTACGGGCAGCAGCAGTCCGCGCCGAATTACGTACAACAGCCCTATGGCCAACAGCAATACGGCTACGGTCAGCCGAATCCCTACGGTTACTCACAGCAGCCCGCTGGGCCGGCTCCGGACAACTATTTGGTCTGGGCCATCCTGTCGACGGTGCTGTGCTGTCTCCCGCTAGGCATCGCGTCCATCGTCTTCTCCACCCAGGTCAACAGCAAGTGGACGATGGGCGACGTGCAGGGCGCGCAGGAGTCGGCCCGCAAGGCGAAGAACTTCGCGATTGCCTCAGCAGCTGTCTCGGTCGTGCTGATCGTCGGCTACATCGTCCTCATGATCGCCCTCGCCGCGTCCGGCGACCACTCAACCACGTACTGA